A window of the Streptomyces finlayi genome harbors these coding sequences:
- a CDS encoding ADP-ribosylglycohydrolase family protein, whose product MTTARPTTSPRPTASPRPAPVDALRTTRAPGRRARIEGLLLGLAAGDAAGWPAARHRAARMPEWTRRLTRELDTFAEQNATTTLPVPIALNQPPEPLRLGPSDDAEWAAFAARTVLAAAADRGLGLSVERRMRDAVDRAWNALAAKVAEAGARAAEVEAAVLPLRARISVRAGLGNLAAGLRPPATGHDNPHFFDDAACVRAAVLAVVHPGDPGAAAALAEFDARYTQDGDGVHGARAVAAAISVALAGADVDAAVDAALAQLPEGTEIARNATHAVRLAREFAGEPAGAFALVPVLEHQIVDHVYSYGIAAAETVPVALALATAARGELAQAVPSAACLSRVADSAPALAGALTGALGGSVTVPAGWREACRTLAGCALPRFAGTDLIELAGLLADTEPATPGGQFRHDAHTIHDAHTVREIHRTHHPDPR is encoded by the coding sequence ATGACGACAGCCCGCCCCACGACGTCCCCCCGCCCCACCGCATCCCCCCGCCCGGCGCCCGTGGACGCCCTCAGGACGACGCGTGCGCCCGGCCGTCGGGCCCGGATCGAAGGGTTGCTGCTCGGTCTGGCGGCCGGGGACGCGGCCGGCTGGCCCGCAGCGCGGCACCGGGCGGCCCGGATGCCGGAGTGGACGCGGCGGCTGACCCGGGAGCTCGACACCTTCGCCGAGCAGAACGCCACGACCACCCTGCCCGTTCCGATCGCCCTGAACCAGCCGCCCGAACCGCTGCGGCTCGGGCCGTCCGACGACGCCGAGTGGGCGGCCTTCGCGGCCCGTACGGTACTGGCCGCCGCGGCCGACCGGGGGCTCGGGCTCTCCGTCGAGCGCCGGATGCGCGATGCCGTCGACCGGGCCTGGAACGCCCTGGCGGCGAAGGTCGCCGAGGCGGGCGCCCGCGCGGCCGAGGTCGAGGCCGCCGTGCTCCCCCTGCGGGCCCGGATCTCCGTACGGGCCGGGCTCGGCAATCTCGCCGCGGGGCTGCGCCCGCCCGCCACCGGGCACGACAACCCGCACTTCTTCGACGACGCGGCCTGTGTGCGCGCCGCCGTCCTCGCGGTCGTCCACCCGGGCGATCCCGGTGCCGCCGCCGCACTCGCCGAGTTCGACGCCCGCTACACCCAGGACGGTGACGGGGTGCACGGTGCGCGCGCCGTCGCCGCCGCGATCTCCGTGGCCCTTGCGGGCGCGGACGTCGACGCCGCGGTGGACGCGGCGCTCGCCCAGCTCCCGGAGGGCACCGAGATCGCCCGCAACGCCACGCACGCCGTCCGCCTCGCCCGGGAGTTCGCCGGCGAACCGGCGGGCGCGTTCGCCCTGGTCCCGGTGCTGGAGCATCAGATCGTCGACCACGTCTACAGCTACGGGATCGCCGCGGCCGAGACCGTGCCGGTCGCCCTCGCGCTGGCCACCGCGGCCCGGGGCGAGCTGGCGCAGGCGGTGCCGTCGGCGGCCTGCCTCTCCCGGGTGGCCGACTCCGCTCCCGCCCTCGCCGGGGCACTGACCGGCGCACTCGGCGGGAGCGTCACCGTGCCCGCGGGCTGGCGGGAGGCCTGTCGCACGCTCGCGGGGTGTGCGCTCCCCCGGTTCGCGGGCACCGATCTCATCGAACTCGCCGGGCTCCTCGCAGACACGGAACCAGCCACCCCGGGTGGACAATTCCGACATGACGCCCACACCATCCATGACGCCCACACCGTCCGTGAAATCCACCGCACCCACCACCCTGACCCTCGATGA
- a CDS encoding ADP-ribosylglycohydrolase family protein, whose protein sequence is MELMAGSPAEPQGGVGAEDPPVGTGTDGRAPAHPATVRRDRARGALLGLAVGDALGAPAENLRPSEIRRRWGRIEGFVSEDPAGTDDTEYAIFSGLLLARHGSALTVSHVERAWHHWIADLDEGPFRGAGFSERGTLENLRRGLAAPISAQHRHAWSDGLAMRAAPFGVFAAGRPAEAARLVAVDGGVSHDGEGIYGGQAVAAGVAAAMVGAGLASVIAAALSVVPMDSWTARSLRRAVSAAQRSYPDRLTSERAVRSAVVIGGYPWTDLAPEAVGLAFGAFTAARGDFRTAVLTAVNMGRDADTTAAVAGALAGALNGASAIPPEWAAAIGPVRGSCLPSMRGYHVLDIAELLTPDEAEEELRAHPLGAARTNPTRPTTTRLTTRPLTGERGTR, encoded by the coding sequence ATGGAGCTGATGGCAGGCAGTCCGGCCGAGCCGCAGGGGGGTGTGGGCGCCGAGGACCCGCCGGTAGGGACGGGAACGGACGGCCGCGCCCCCGCCCACCCGGCGACGGTCCGGCGCGACCGGGCCCGCGGCGCGCTGCTCGGTCTCGCGGTGGGGGACGCGCTGGGCGCACCGGCGGAGAATCTGCGGCCCTCCGAGATCCGCCGCCGCTGGGGCCGGATCGAGGGCTTCGTGAGCGAGGACCCCGCGGGCACGGACGACACGGAGTACGCGATCTTCTCGGGGCTCCTGCTGGCCCGGCACGGTTCGGCGCTGACGGTCTCCCATGTGGAGCGGGCCTGGCACCACTGGATCGCCGATCTGGACGAGGGGCCGTTCCGCGGGGCCGGATTCAGTGAGCGCGGCACGCTGGAGAATCTGCGCCGGGGCCTGGCCGCACCGATCTCGGCGCAGCACCGGCACGCCTGGAGCGACGGTCTCGCGATGCGGGCCGCGCCGTTCGGGGTCTTCGCGGCGGGCCGGCCGGCGGAGGCCGCCCGGCTGGTGGCGGTGGACGGCGGGGTGAGTCACGACGGGGAGGGCATCTACGGCGGGCAGGCGGTCGCGGCCGGGGTGGCCGCCGCGATGGTGGGGGCCGGGCTCGCGTCCGTGATCGCCGCCGCGCTGTCCGTCGTACCGATGGACTCCTGGACGGCGCGGTCGCTGCGGCGCGCGGTGTCGGCCGCGCAGCGCTCGTACCCCGACCGGCTGACGAGTGAGCGTGCGGTCCGTTCGGCGGTGGTGATCGGCGGATATCCCTGGACGGATCTGGCGCCCGAGGCGGTGGGCCTGGCGTTCGGCGCGTTCACCGCGGCGCGCGGCGACTTCCGTACGGCGGTGCTGACGGCCGTCAACATGGGCCGCGACGCCGACACCACCGCCGCGGTGGCGGGAGCCCTGGCCGGGGCACTGAACGGGGCGTCGGCCATCCCGCCTGAGTGGGCTGCGGCGATCGGCCCGGTACGCGGCAGCTGCCTGCCCTCGATGCGGGGCTACCACGTGCTGGACATCGCGGAACTCCTCACGCCGGACGAGGCGGAGGAGGAGCTCCGCGCGCACCCCTTGGGCGCGGCCCGGACCAACCCCACCCGGCCCACCACCACCAGGCTCACCACCAGGCCACTCACCGGCGAACGGGGAACACGATGA
- a CDS encoding VIT1/CCC1 transporter family protein, with translation MSIIETDAVLHESHRDNHTHRDVNGGWLRPAVFGAMDGLVSNLALMTGVAGGSVSQQTIVITGLAGLAAGAFSMAAGEYTSVASQRELVEAELEVERGELRKHPKDEMAELAALYTSRGVDPLLAHEVARQLSRDPEQALEIHAREELGIDPGDLPSPLVAAVSSFGAFALGALLPVLPYLLGATALWPAVLLALFGLFGCGAVVARVTARSWWFSGLRQLVLGGAAAALTYGLGMLFGVAVGG, from the coding sequence GTGTCCATCATCGAGACCGACGCCGTCCTGCACGAGTCGCACCGCGACAACCACACCCACCGTGATGTGAACGGTGGCTGGCTGCGTCCCGCGGTGTTCGGCGCGATGGACGGGCTGGTCTCCAACCTCGCGCTGATGACCGGTGTGGCGGGCGGTTCCGTCTCGCAGCAGACGATCGTGATCACCGGGCTGGCGGGCCTGGCCGCGGGCGCGTTCTCCATGGCGGCCGGCGAATACACCTCCGTCGCCTCGCAGCGTGAGCTCGTCGAGGCCGAACTCGAAGTCGAGCGAGGGGAGTTGCGTAAGCACCCCAAGGACGAGATGGCGGAGCTCGCCGCGCTCTACACCTCCCGCGGGGTCGATCCCCTGCTGGCCCACGAGGTCGCCCGGCAGCTGTCCAGGGACCCCGAACAGGCGCTGGAGATCCACGCCCGCGAGGAACTCGGGATCGACCCCGGCGACCTGCCGTCGCCGCTCGTCGCCGCCGTCTCCTCCTTCGGCGCCTTCGCGCTCGGCGCGCTGCTGCCCGTACTGCCCTATCTGCTCGGTGCCACCGCGCTCTGGCCCGCCGTGCTGCTCGCCCTGTTCGGCCTCTTCGGCTGCGGAGCCGTGGTGGCCAGGGTCACCGCCCGCAGCTGGTGGTTCAGCGGTCTGCGCCAGCTCGTGCTCGGTGGCGCGGCCGCCGCGCTCACCTACGGACTCGGCATGCTCTTCGGCGTGGCGGTCGGCGGCTGA